The genomic region CCCATCAGGAGCGTCACCGGGATCACCGGGAAGAAGAGCTGCTTGAAGTTGCCGAGAGTGGAGCGGCGGGCCGCGAACACGTGAGCAGACCAGAGCAGCAGCGACAGCTTCGCGACCTCGGACGGCTGGAAACTCAGCCCCTTGCTGATCCCGATCCAGCTCTGCGCGCCGTTGATGTTCAGCCCGATCCCCGGGACCAGCACTGCGACCAGCATGACGAGCGACGTCATCACCATGGCCGTCGACCACGCCCTGATCACCTTCACCGGCAGCTTGGCGACGAAGTAGAAGGCCACCAGGCCGATCGCGGCAAAGATCGACTGCTTCTGGAAGTCGGCGAACGCAGTCGTCGTGGACGTGGGCTTGAGTGCCATTGCCGACGATGCGGACAACACCATGGTCAACCCGATCGCCAGTAGCAGCAGGAAGATCGCGATCACCAGGTGCAGTGACGTCATGGGGCGATCCATCCACGACCGCCCGCGGGAGAAGGCCCCGCGCAGACGGGCCCGGCCGGACGTCCCGGCGCTCGGCGACGACCTGCTCGGCAGCGGCCTTGTCGTGGACCCGGCCCTGGTTGCGGACTGAGGCGTAGACCCGGGATGCGGTGCGGTCCCCGAATGCGGTGCGGTCCTCGAGTGTGGTGCGGTCCTCGAGTGCGGTGCGGTCTTCGAGTCGCGCGGGGACAGTGCTGTCACGACTGCGTCCCGGGGAGGGTGGAACCACCCTGGACGGGACCGAGCTCACCAGCTCCGGACCGCGACGGCCGATCGGCGAGCGCGCGGACGGCCGCGGTGAAGGCATCGCCCCTGGCCCCGTACGAGGTGAACATGTCGAGCGAGGCGGCGGCCGGGGCGAGAGCGACCGTCACGGCCGCAGCGGGTGCGCCGCCGGCGGGTCGGGCCATTGCCCACGCAGCATCCAGCACCTCACCCATCGCTCCATCGTCGGTTCTGGAGACGACGATCCGCGGGACATCCGGCGCGTGTCGGCGCAGCGCCTGCTCGATGACCTCCGCGTCCACCCCGAGCAGGACGACACCGACGAGCCGCTCCCGGACCGCCTGCACCAGATCGTCGACGGACGCTCCCTTGAGCTGTCCGCCGGCGATCCACACCACCGCATCGAGCGCCGACAACGACGCGGCGGCGGCGTGCGGGTTGGTGGCCTTGGAGTCGTCCAGGAACCGGACGCCGTCCAGCTCGAAGACCCACTGGGCCCGGTGGGCGCCCGGTCGGTAGGCCGCCAGGGCGGCCGCGATCGGCGCCGCGGGCACCCGCACCGCGCGGGCCAGGGTGGCTGCGGCCATCGCGTTGGTCAGCTGGTGCGGACCGGACGCGCCGAGGTCGGCGACCCGGAACAACGTGCCACCACCGAGGGCGGTGTCGACGACCTCGGCCGTGCCGAGGGTGCTGCGTACCCCCACTCCGGACGCACCTGGATCCCCTGCGGTGACCGGGATGCGGCGGCCCGCTGGTGCTGCCGCGAGCAGCGCGGCGGCGCCGGCGTCGTCGACGACGGCCACCGCGATCTCGCCGGTCAGCGCGACCGCCTTGGCCGCCGCATAGGAGGTGAGGTCGCCGTGCCACTCGAGGTGGTCCTCGGCGAGGTTGAGCACCACGCCGGCCCGGGGGCGGATGCTCGGGCCGTAGTGCAGTTGGAAGCTGGACAGTTCGACGGCGATGACGTCCTGCCGCGGCCGGTCCGAGCCGGCGGGTCCGTCGGCGAGCACCGCCTCCAACAGCGGCCACCCCACATTGCCGCAGGCGGTGGCCTGCAACCCCGCCGCGCGCAGGATCGCTGCGAGCATCTCGACGGTGCTGGTCTTGCCGTTGGTCCCGGTGACGGCCAGCCATGGCCGCGCGCCCCGGGGATCCTGCTGGTCGACGAGCCAGGCGAGCTCCACCTCGCCGACCACCGGAACCCCGGCAGCGGTAGCAGCCGCGGGCAGCGGTCGGTGCGGCGCGATGCCGGCGCTCATCACCACCAGCGACGTGCCGTGCGGCGGTGCGGTCAGATCGCCGGCGAAGCTGACGTCGCCCTCGATCTCCGCGAGCGCCGCCGGCGGCGGACGGTCGGAGGTGACGAGCACGGTGCAGCGGCGGGCGGCGAGGAACCGGATCACCGGCAGGCCGGTGATCCCGGCGCCGGCGGCGACGACCAGGTCGCCGGGTCCGGGCAGCGCGGTCAGGCCGGCGGGGGCCGCCGCTCCAGGTCCGGCAGCATCGGACACGCCGGCGTCGGACATCACTCAGCCGCCGGTCAGCGAGAGCCAGTCGGCGTAGAAGAGTCCGAGACCGATCGCCGCCGCAATTGCGGCCAGCAACCAGAACCGCACCAGCACCGTGGTTTCCGCCCACCCGGACAGCTCGAAGTGGTGGTGGAACGGTGCCATCCGGAACACCCGCACCTTGCGGACCTTGAAGACCGCCACCTGAATCACCACCGACAGCATCTCGATCACGAACAGCCCGGCGATCACCACCAACAGCAGTTCGGTCTTGGTGAGGATCGACAGCCCGGCGATCAGGCCGCCGAGGGCCAGCGAACCGGTGTCCCCCATGAAGATCCGGGCCGGGTGCGCGTTCCACCACAGGAAGCCGATGCAGCCGCCGAGGGCCGCTGCGGCAACGACGCCGATGTCCAACGGATCTCGGACGGAGTAGCAACCTGCGCGCGCTGCTGTGGACAGCAGGTCGTTGAAACAGCTGTTGCGGAACTGGAAGAAGCTGATGAACACGTAGCTGCCGAGCACCATCACCGACGAACCGGCAGCCAGCCCGTCCAGACCGTCGGTCAGGTTGACGGCGTTGGACCACGCGGAGATCAGCAGGAACGCGACGACGACGAAACCGATGGCGCCGAAGGAGATGAACGCCAGATCGTGGGTGTAGGACAACCGGATCGACGCGGGCGTACCGCGGGACCCGCCGAACAGCAGCGCGCCGACCGCGAACGCCACCGCGATGACCGTCTGACCGGCCAGCTTGGCCCGCTTGTTGAGCCCGAGGTTCCGCTTGCGACGGATCTTGATGAAGTCGTCGAGGAACCCGACGAGCCCCATGCCGGTGGTCAGGAACAGCAGCAGCCATGCCGACGCCGTCGGGCCGGCACGGCCGCCGCTCATGACGTCGAGCAGGATCGTCACCAGGTAGCCGACCCACATCGCCACCAGGATCGCGACGCCGCCCATGGTCGGCGTCCCGCGCTTGGTCTGGTGCGACTGCGGCCCGTCCTCGCGGATCTCCTGACCGAAGCCCGGCCGGGAGAAGACCTTGATCAGGTACGGCGTGAGCAGGATCGCGACGACCAGCCCCACCACCGCAGCGATCAGGATGTTCTTCATGCGGTGGCTCCTTCCTGGATCTCGGCGCCGTGCGCGCGGGCGACCCGGTCGCCCAGATGGCGCAGGCCGGAGTCGCGGCTCGACTTGAACAGCACCACATCGCCCGGAGTGAGTATCTCCGCCAGGAGTTGCTCGGCCGAGTCCGGGTCGGGAACCAGCCGCACCTGGGTCCCCGGGCCGCTCACCCCGTCGGCGATCGGCGCCGCCTCGCCCACCGCGATCACCATGTCCAGACCGAGTTCCGCTGCCTGAGCGCCGACCGCGGCATGCAGCCGATCCGAATCCGGACCGAGTTCCCGCATCGCGCCGAGTACCGCGACGGTCCGGCGGCCCGAGCGCATCGCCGCGAGCGCGCGCAGGGCCGCGCGCATCGACTCGGGGTTGGCGTTGTAGGCATCGTTGACCAGGGTGATCCCGTCCGGCAGGTCGTGGACCTCCATCCGCCAGCGGCTCAGCACCGTGGCCGAGGCGACGGCGCCCACTGCCGCCAGGACCGGCACCCCAGCGGCGGCCGCCGCCGCGATGACAGCGAGCACGTTGCCGATCTGGTGCTCTCCGGGGGCGGCGAGTCGGTCGATGACCGCGTCCAGCTGTTCGTCACCGACGGGGGTGCGCACCCGGCCGCGCACCCGGAACCCGGCACAGCCGCGCGCGTCGATGCTGACGTCCGTCGCCCGCAGATCGGCCCGCTCGCCGCGCCCGACCGACACGACGTGGGCCGGGGTGGCTGCTGCCATCGCAGCGACCAGCTCGTCGTCGGCGTTGAGCACCGCGACGCCGTTCGCCGGAAGTGCCTGCACCAGTTCGGATTTGGTGGTCGCGATGGCCTCCACCGAGCCGAACGGGCCGAGGTGCGCGCTGCCGACGTTGAGCACCACACCGATGCTCGGCGGCGCGATCGTCGTCAGGTAACGGATGTGCCCGACCCCCGAGGCGCCCATCTCCGCGACCAGGAACCGGGTCGATCCCGTGACCCGGCAGGCCGTCAGCGGGACGCCGACCTCGGAGTTGAGCGAGCCGACAGGGGCGATCGTCTCGCCCGCGGTCCGCAGCACCTGGGCCAACAGGTCCTTGGTGGTGGTCTTGCCGGAGGAGCCGGTGATGCCGATGATCGACAGTCCCTGGCAGCGACGGAGCACCTCGGCGCCGAGCGCAGCGAACGCGTCCTGGACGTCGGTGACGACGACGGTCGGGTGCACCCCCACCGGCCGGAGCCCCAGGGTGGCAACGGCTCCGCGCTCGGCGGCTGCTGCGGCGAAGTCGTGGCCGTCGGCGTGCTCGCCGATCCTGGCCACGTAGAGACTGCCCGGTGTCGCCTGCCGGGAATCGGTGACGACCGCGGACGACACGACGACGGCGCCGACCTCGGGTGCCGCAGCGGCGTCCCCGGCGTCAGCAGCGGGCGGGACCAGCCGGCCGTGAACCGCCACGGCGATCTCGTCGAGCGTCATCGCGATCACTGCGCACCGCCGGGCAGCGGCAGTCGGCGCAGCGCAGCAGTGAGCTCGGCCTCGTCCGAGAACGGATGCTTCACGCCGTGGATCTCCTGCCCCGTCTCGTGCCCCTTGCCCGCGATCACCACGGCGTCTCCAGGACGCGCGGCGGCGACAGCGGTTCCGATCGCGGCCCGTCGATCACCGATCTCCCGGACCTCGATGTCGCGATCTTCGCCGCGTGCACCGCGCAGGACCGCTGCCCGGATGGTGCCGGGGTCCTCGGAGCGGGGGTTGTCGTCGGTGACGATCACCAGGTCGGCCCGCGCGACGGCGGCCGCGCCCATCAGGGCTCGTTTGCCGCTGTCCCGGTCGCCGCCGGCCCCGATCACCGCGATCACCCGGCCCGGGACCGATCCCCGGACGGCGTCCAGCACGGCGGCGATCGCCGCCGGTTTGTGGGCGTAGTCGATGACGGCCAGGAACTGCTGGCCGACGTCGATGCGTTGCATCCGGCCGGGGACCTGGACCCCTTCCAGCGCCCTGGCGGCGAGCTCCGGATCCAGCCCGGCGGCGTCGATGCAGGCGATCGCGGTGAGCGCGTTCGCCACGTTGTAGGACCCCGGGATGGCCAGATCGCAGCGGATCTGCTGGCCGGCAGGGCCGGTGAGTCGCAGGTGCTGGCGCCCGGTGGGATCGCTGCCGACGACGGCTGCCCGCCAACTCGCGGATACGTCCGGCCGGGTCGACACGGTGAGCGCTCCCGGGTTCTCCTGCGCCAGCCGGGTGCCCCATTCGTCGTCGATGACCACGACCGCAGCATCACTTCGCCCGTCGAACAGCTTGGCCTTGGCCGCGAAGTAGTCGTCCATGTCGGGATGGAAGTCGAGGTGGTCCTGGCTCAGGTTGGTGAACGCGCCGACCGCGAACCGGGTCCCGCCCACCCGGCCGAGGGCCAGCGCATGGGAGGAGACCTCCATCGTCACCGCCTGCACCCCACGTTCGACCATCACCGCCAGCAGCGCCTGCAGGTCCGGCGCCTCCGGGGTGGTGAACGCGCTGGGGATCACCTCGTCCGCGGGCGCGTCGGGATCACCGGCCCCGCCGCCGATCCGCGTCATCACGGTGCCGATCAGCCCGGTCCGCAGTCCCTGGGCAGCCAGCGCCGCCTCGATCAGGAAGCAGGTGGTCGTCTTGCCCGACGTCCCGGTGACCCCGATCATCCTGAGCCGGGTGGACGGGTAGCCGTAGATCGCGGCGGACACCGGCCCGAGAGCGCTCCGGGGATCTGCGGTGACGAGCACCGGCAGCGCGACACCGTGGTCGGCAATCAGGGAAGCACCGACCGGGTCGGTGAGCACCGCGACCGCTCCGGCCGCGGCTGCGTCGGCCGCGAACTGGGCGCCGTGCGTGCGAGCGCCCGGGAGCGCACCGAACAGATCGCCGGGTCGGACCTCGTGGCCCCGCAACGAGGCCCCGGTGACCTGCACTGCTGCAGCCGATCCGAAGTCCGTCGGGGGCCGCTCAACGGACTCCGGCAGCAGCCCGGCGAGAGCGCTCAACGGGACGCCGACGACGCTCGTGGGGCGCAGCGGCGAGAGGGACACGTCCGGCAACGCTACCCGTTCTCCCCCGCCGGAACGGTGAAGAAGGGCGTGTAGTCGGGAGCCTTGGTGGTCGACGGCGGGACGTCCATCGCGTCCGTCAGATAGCTGCCGACGTCGTGGAACAGCGGTGCAGCGTTGGTGCCGCCCTCGCGGTCACCCTTGGTCGGGCGATCCAACGAGAGGGTGATCACGTATTGCGGTTTGTCGGCCGGCAGGAAGCCGGCGAACGTGGTGGTGAACTCCGTCTTGGAGTAGACACCGTCGACGACCTGCTGGGCGGTGCCGGTCTTCCCGGCGACCTGGTAGCCGTTGATCGCGGCGAACGGGGCGGTGCCGTGGTTCTCGGCGCCCTCGCCGTCCTGCATGGTGGCGGTCAACCACTTCTGCAGGGTGCGCGCGGTCTTCGCGCTCATCACCCGCACCCCGGCGCCGCGGGAGCTCTGCTCGACCTTGCCGTCGGGCGAGGTCGTCGATTGGATGATCGAGGGTTTGACCAGCACCCCGTCGTTGGCGATCGCCTGGTACATGGTGGCCAGCTGCACCATTGTCATCGACAAGCCCTGGCCGATCGGCAGGTTCGCGAACGAGCCGGCACTCCATTCGGACTTCGCGGGGTCCGGATCGTAGGGCGGCAGGAATCCCGAGTCCTCGTTGTTGAGCTCGACACCGGTCTTGACGCCGATACCGAACTTGCGCTCCATGTCGTAGAACGCCTGCTTCCCGACCTGCTGGGCGATCATCAGGGTGCCGACGTTGCTCGACTTGGCCAGGATGCCCTGGACCTTCATGTCCAGCAGCGGGTGCACCCAGGCATCGCGCACCGTGGTGCCGCCGTCGAAGGTGATGTCGTAGCCGACCGGCAGCACCATCTTCTCGTTGATCTTGCCCGCCTCCAGCGCGGCGGCGAAGGTGACAACCTTGTTCACCGAACCGGGCTCGATCCGGTTGGTGATCGCGCCGTTGCCGGACTCGGTCGGCGTCTTGCGAGCCTTGCAGCTGGCCATCGCGAACAGTTTGTTGGTCTTCGCGTCGGTGACGACGATGTCCCCGCCCTGCGCACCGGTCTGGGTGACGGTGTCGCAGAGCAGCTGCTGGATCACGTACTGCCCCGAGGCGTTGATCGACAGCTGGATCGACGAGCCGTCGGTCGCGGGGGTCTCGGACGTCACCGTGCCGGGGATCGGGGTGCCGGAGGGTTGGATGTCGAACGTCCGGGAACCCGCCGTGCCGGCCAGCAGCGAGTCGAAGCGGTTCTCGACCCCGGACAGCCCGTGGCCGTCCCAGCCCAGGGTGCCGACGATGGCGTCGCCGATGCTCTGCGAGGGGTACTCGCGGATCGACTGCGACTCGGTGGAGACGGCGTTGATCACCTTGTCCTTCTGCTTCACCGTCAGCTTCAGGCGCTTGTTCTTGTCGGTGAGGATGTCGTAGACGGAGGCCATGATCACGTCGGCCTGCGCGGGCGTCAGCTTGTCCGCGACGTAGAGGTACGTCTTGCCGGACTTCATCTTCGCCAGCAACTGCTCGCGAGTGATCGTGCCGTCCGCCTGGGTGCCCTTCAGGCCGGCCATGATCTTGTCGGCCACCTGACCGC from Nakamurella sp. A5-74 harbors:
- the murD gene encoding UDP-N-acetylmuramoyl-L-alanine--D-glutamate ligase → MSDAGVSDAAGPGAAAPAGLTALPGPGDLVVAAGAGITGLPVIRFLAARRCTVLVTSDRPPPAALAEIEGDVSFAGDLTAPPHGTSLVVMSAGIAPHRPLPAAATAAGVPVVGEVELAWLVDQQDPRGARPWLAVTGTNGKTSTVEMLAAILRAAGLQATACGNVGWPLLEAVLADGPAGSDRPRQDVIAVELSSFQLHYGPSIRPRAGVVLNLAEDHLEWHGDLTSYAAAKAVALTGEIAVAVVDDAGAAALLAAAPAGRRIPVTAGDPGASGVGVRSTLGTAEVVDTALGGGTLFRVADLGASGPHQLTNAMAAATLARAVRVPAAPIAAALAAYRPGAHRAQWVFELDGVRFLDDSKATNPHAAAASLSALDAVVWIAGGQLKGASVDDLVQAVRERLVGVVLLGVDAEVIEQALRRHAPDVPRIVVSRTDDGAMGEVLDAAWAMARPAGGAPAAAVTVALAPAAASLDMFTSYGARGDAFTAAVRALADRPSRSGAGELGPVQGGSTLPGTQS
- the mraY gene encoding phospho-N-acetylmuramoyl-pentapeptide-transferase codes for the protein MKNILIAAVVGLVVAILLTPYLIKVFSRPGFGQEIREDGPQSHQTKRGTPTMGGVAILVAMWVGYLVTILLDVMSGGRAGPTASAWLLLFLTTGMGLVGFLDDFIKIRRKRNLGLNKRAKLAGQTVIAVAFAVGALLFGGSRGTPASIRLSYTHDLAFISFGAIGFVVVAFLLISAWSNAVNLTDGLDGLAAGSSVMVLGSYVFISFFQFRNSCFNDLLSTAARAGCYSVRDPLDIGVVAAAALGGCIGFLWWNAHPARIFMGDTGSLALGGLIAGLSILTKTELLLVVIAGLFVIEMLSVVIQVAVFKVRKVRVFRMAPFHHHFELSGWAETTVLVRFWLLAAIAAAIGLGLFYADWLSLTGG
- the murF gene encoding UDP-N-acetylmuramoyl-tripeptide--D-alanyl-D-alanine ligase; the encoded protein is MTLDEIAVAVHGRLVPPAADAGDAAAAPEVGAVVVSSAVVTDSRQATPGSLYVARIGEHADGHDFAAAAAERGAVATLGLRPVGVHPTVVVTDVQDAFAALGAEVLRRCQGLSIIGITGSSGKTTTKDLLAQVLRTAGETIAPVGSLNSEVGVPLTACRVTGSTRFLVAEMGASGVGHIRYLTTIAPPSIGVVLNVGSAHLGPFGSVEAIATTKSELVQALPANGVAVLNADDELVAAMAAATPAHVVSVGRGERADLRATDVSIDARGCAGFRVRGRVRTPVGDEQLDAVIDRLAAPGEHQIGNVLAVIAAAAAAGVPVLAAVGAVASATVLSRWRMEVHDLPDGITLVNDAYNANPESMRAALRALAAMRSGRRTVAVLGAMRELGPDSDRLHAAVGAQAAELGLDMVIAVGEAAPIADGVSGPGTQVRLVPDPDSAEQLLAEILTPGDVVLFKSSRDSGLRHLGDRVARAHGAEIQEGATA
- a CDS encoding UDP-N-acetylmuramoyl-L-alanyl-D-glutamate--2,6-diaminopimelate ligase; its protein translation is MSLSPLRPTSVVGVPLSALAGLLPESVERPPTDFGSAAAVQVTGASLRGHEVRPGDLFGALPGARTHGAQFAADAAAAGAVAVLTDPVGASLIADHGVALPVLVTADPRSALGPVSAAIYGYPSTRLRMIGVTGTSGKTTTCFLIEAALAAQGLRTGLIGTVMTRIGGGAGDPDAPADEVIPSAFTTPEAPDLQALLAVMVERGVQAVTMEVSSHALALGRVGGTRFAVGAFTNLSQDHLDFHPDMDDYFAAKAKLFDGRSDAAVVVIDDEWGTRLAQENPGALTVSTRPDVSASWRAAVVGSDPTGRQHLRLTGPAGQQIRCDLAIPGSYNVANALTAIACIDAAGLDPELAARALEGVQVPGRMQRIDVGQQFLAVIDYAHKPAAIAAVLDAVRGSVPGRVIAVIGAGGDRDSGKRALMGAAAVARADLVIVTDDNPRSEDPGTIRAAVLRGARGEDRDIEVREIGDRRAAIGTAVAAARPGDAVVIAGKGHETGQEIHGVKHPFSDEAELTAALRRLPLPGGAQ
- a CDS encoding penicillin-binding transpeptidase domain-containing protein, which produces MTPPPNPSRGDRSTGGNPPSDPRRRAATPSGRPAVPRRTEPRRTEPRRTEPRRTEPRRTEPRPTEPRADRARATQRSTGGTSDRAPRADERRTPRRTAAPTTPLERPRAARDRGVGRPHADRAATPERTVRTPRPAAAPESTGRRRPTERGARPDGQRVVSRPVRARAKTRSVRGRRVNKRAARINQKVRGRVALTLMLSLLAAAMVKLVFVQVVNADSYAAIGADQRQRTIELPAQRGRITDATGTPFAFSVEGRRLAIRPTVFSDDIQRGQVADKIMAGLKGTQADGTITREQLLAKMKSGKTYLYVADKLTPAQADVIMASVYDILTDKNKRLKLTVKQKDKVINAVSTESQSIREYPSQSIGDAIVGTLGWDGHGLSGVENRFDSLLAGTAGSRTFDIQPSGTPIPGTVTSETPATDGSSIQLSINASGQYVIQQLLCDTVTQTGAQGGDIVVTDAKTNKLFAMASCKARKTPTESGNGAITNRIEPGSVNKVVTFAAALEAGKINEKMVLPVGYDITFDGGTTVRDAWVHPLLDMKVQGILAKSSNVGTLMIAQQVGKQAFYDMERKFGIGVKTGVELNNEDSGFLPPYDPDPAKSEWSAGSFANLPIGQGLSMTMVQLATMYQAIANDGVLVKPSIIQSTTSPDGKVEQSSRGAGVRVMSAKTARTLQKWLTATMQDGEGAENHGTAPFAAINGYQVAGKTGTAQQVVDGVYSKTEFTTTFAGFLPADKPQYVITLSLDRPTKGDREGGTNAAPLFHDVGSYLTDAMDVPPSTTKAPDYTPFFTVPAGENG